From a single Brassica rapa cultivar Chiifu-401-42 chromosome A01, CAAS_Brap_v3.01, whole genome shotgun sequence genomic region:
- the LOC103849859 gene encoding 50S ribosomal protein L13 translates to MATQAASFSGSLKKAVAGIKRINLDGLRWRVFDAKGQVLGRLASQISTVLQAKDKPTYCPNRDDGDICIVLNAKDIGITGRKLTDKFYRWHTGYVGHLKERSLKDQMAKDPTEVIRKAVWRMLPTNNLRDDRDRKLRIFEGSEHPFGDKPLEPFVMPPRTVREMRPRARRAMIRAQKKAEQAENGGAEVKKGKKRAPSQV, encoded by the exons ATGGCCACTCAAGCTGCCTCATTCAGTGGCAGCCTAAAg AAAGCTGTGGCGGGTATAAAGCGTATCAATCTCGACGGTCTTCGTTGGCGAGTTTTTGATGCCAAAGGCCAG GTTCTGGGTAGACTAGCATCTCAGATATCAACTGTGCTTCAAGCCAAAGATAAGCCTACTTATTGTCCCAACCGCGATGATGGGGATATTTGCATTGTTCTCAATGCTAAGGATATCGGCATCACTGGAAGAAAGCTCACTGACAAGTTCTACCGCTGGCATACTGG GTACGTTGGACACCTGAAAGAACGCAGTCTGAAAGATCAGATGGCCAAAGACCCCACCGAGGTCATCCGCAAGGCTGTCTGGCGCATGCTTCCAACTAACAATTTGCGTGAT GACAGAGATCGGAAGCTGAGGATATTTGAAGGCAGTGAGCATCCTTTTGGGGACAAGCCACTCGAGCCATTCGTGATGCCTCCTCGTACAGTGAGAGAGATGCGACCGCGCGCAAGGCGAGCAATGATCCGTGCCCAGAAGAAGGCAGAGCAGGCAGAAAATGGTGGAGCAGAGGTAAAGAAAGGCAAGAAGAGGGCTCCTTCTCAAGTGTAA
- the LOC103849857 gene encoding protein SIEVE ELEMENT OCCLUSION B: MESLIKSQHAQQLAGHSSRDGKTPRTTEMVPATSTGGLTMSSDESMMLKLIQQTHSPDAREVQVRGLLSLVEDILDRATLDSDDSNASMLPLPTEDKLMQSSMMSVLDSVSYAIDRVACEIAYKSLTGSDAHEITMSVFEHLSSFHWHGKLVLTLAAFALNYGEFWLLVQFHSKNQLAKSLAMLKLVPVQNRVTLESVSHGLNDLIREMKSVTACVVELSELPDRYITLDDPHLSRIISTIPIAVYWTIRSIVACISQINMITAMGHEMMNTQMDSWETSMLANKLKNIHDHLAETLRLCYRHIEKQRSSESLKMLHSLFDTTHIDNMKILTALVHPKNHTTPLQDGSTKRKVHLDVLRRKTVLLLISDLNILEDELSIFEQIYTESRRNLQGIDGKSHMPYEVVWVPIVDPIEDYERYPSLQNKFEALREPMPWYTVDSPKLIERHVVEFMRERWHFMNKPILVVLDPQGNEASLNALHMIWIWGTEAFPFTRAREEELWRRETLTLNLIVDGIDSVIFNWINPENYIFLYGGDDLDWIRRFTMAAKATAKDSNVKLEMAYVGKRNHSHREHIRRISEAVRAENLSHSWAEPALMWFFWTRLESMLYSKIQLGKADDHDEVMQGIKKILSYDKLGGWALLSKGPEIVMITHGAIERTVTVYDRTWKTHVPTKGYTKAMYDHHHDEILRETGKPCSHFDFHITARSGRIPEKMNCFDCHRPMEKYMSFACCHDDKLLDQDENYNF; the protein is encoded by the exons ATGGAGTCACTGATAAAGTCCCAGCACGCTCAGCAACTAGCGGGCCACAGCAGTAGAGATGGTAAAACTCCGAGGACGACAGAGATGGTACCAGCGACGTCGACCGGGGGACTAACGATGTCATCGGACGAAAGCATGATGCTGAAACTCATCCAACAAACACACTCCCCTGATGCTCGCGAAGTCCAAGTGCGTGGCCTTCTCTCTCTCGTTGAAGATATTCTCGATCGTGCCACTCTTGACTCCGACGACTCCAACGCCTCC ATGCTCCCGTTGCCTACGGAGGATAAACTGATGCAATCAAGCATGATGAGCGTTCTTGATAGCGTCTCATACGCGATCGATCGCGTCGCCTGTGAG ATAGCCTACAAGTCTCTGACGGGATCAGACGCACATGAAATAACAATGTCAGTGTTTGAACACCTCTCGAGCTTCCACTGGCACGGGAAGCTGGTCCTGACTCTAGCCGCGTTTGCGTTGAACTACGGAGAATTCTGGCTTCTGGTTCAGTTCCACTCAAAGAACCAGCTCGCTAAGTCCCTAGCTATGCTAAAGCTCGTCCCTGTTCAGAACAGAGTGACCCTAGAGTCGGTATCCCATGGGCTCAATGATCTCATCCGTGAGATGAAGAGCGTCACCGCATGTGTAGTGGAACTCAGCGAGTTACCTGATCGCTACATTACACTGGACGATCCTCATCTATCAAGAATCATCTCTACCATCCCAATCGCTGTTTATTGGACCATAAGAAGCATCGTGGCTTGCATTTCTCAGATCAACATGATCACTGCCATGGGACACGA GATGATGAACACTCAAATGGATTCATGGGAAACGTCCATGTTAGCTAACAAGCTCAAGAACATTCATGACCATCTTGCTGAGACCTTGAGGCTTTGCTACCGCCACATAG AGAAGCAGAGGAGCTCAGAATCCTTAAAGATGTTGCATTCTCTATTCGACACCACTCACATTGATAACATGAAGATTCTCACGGCCTTGGTTCATCCCAAAAACCACACCACACCACTGCAAGATGGTTCGACCAAGAGAAAG GTTCACTTGGATGTGTTGAGGAGGAAGACAGTGTTGCTTCTCATCTCGGACCTCAACATATTGGAAGACGAGCTATCGATTTTCGAGCAAATATACACAGAGTCGAGGAGGAACTTGCAGGGAATAGATGGTAAGAGCCATATGCCTTACGAGGTTGTGTGGGTTCCGATAGTGGATCCTATCGAAGATTATGAAAGATATCCGAGTCTGCAGAATAAATTTGAGGCTCTCCGTGAGCCTATGCCATGGTACACAGTGGATAGTCCAAAGCTGATAGAGAGACATGTGGTGGAGTTTATGAGAGAGAGATGGCATTTCATGAACAAGCCAATACTCGTGGTGCTTGACCCACAAGGCAACGAGGCTAGTCTCAACGCGCTTCACATGATCTGGATTTGGGGGACTGAAGCTTTCCCTTTCACTAGAGCTCGTGAGGAAGAGCTCTGGAGGAGGGAGACCCTCACGCTTAACCTCATCGTTGATGGCATCGACTCTGTCATTTTCAATTGG ATAAACCCGGAAAATTACATATTCTTGTACGGAGGAGATGACTTGGACTGGATAAGAAGGTTCACAATGGCGGCCAAAGCAACGGCCAAAGATTCCAACGTGAAGCTGGAGATGGCTTATGTTGGTAAACGTAACCACAGCCACAGGGAACATATCAGGCGGATCAGTGAAGCCGTCAGGGCTGAAAATCTGAGTCATAGCTGGGCCGAGCCTGCATTGATGTGGTTCTTCTGGACTAGGCTCGAGAGCATGCTCTACTCCAAGATTCAACTCGGCAAAGCTGATGATCACGACGAG GTGATGCAAGGAATCAAAAAGATACTAAGCTACGACAAGCTCGGAGGATGGGCACTGCTGAGCAAAGGACCTGAGATAGTGATGATAACTCACGGTGCCATTGAGAGGACTGTGACCGTTTACGACCGAACCTGGAAAACTCACGTTCCCACCAAAGGCTACACCAAGGCAATGTACGACCACCACCACGACGAGATTCTCCGGGAAACCGGGAAACCATGCAGCCACTTTGATTTCCACATCACTGCTCGGAGCGGTCGTATTCCGGAGAAGATGAACTGCTTCGACTGCCACCGTCCCATGGAGAAGTACATGAGCTTCGCATGTTGTCACGATGATAAGCTCCTTGACCAAGACGAGAACTACAACTTCTag
- the LOC103849856 gene encoding DEAD-box ATP-dependent RNA helicase 14: MAATASAVRYAPEDHSLPKPWKGLVDDLTGYLYFWNPETNVTQYERPATSSHPPKLLSVSSSVQVLVQHHTSSIPSYVPAAKDDVLYRNGYGNGGPKVARNGAANGLGNSSPPPPPSSALANDISPDAYCRRHEITVSGGQVPPPLMSFETTGFPPELLREVLGAGFSAPTPIQAQSWPIAMQGRDIVAIAKTGSGKTLGYLIPAFMHLQRIRNDSRMGPTILVLSPTRELATQIQDEAVKFGRSSRISCTCLYGGAPKGPQLRDLERGADIVVATPGRLNDILEMRRISLRQVSYLVLDEADRMLDMGFEPQIRKIVKEIPTKRQTLMYTATWPKGVRKIAADLLVNPAQVNIGNVDELVANKSITQHIEVVATMEKQRRLEQILRSQEPGSKVIIFCSTKRMCDQLTRNITRQFGAAAIHGDKSQPERDSVLNQFRSGRTPVLVATDVAARGLDVKDIRAVINYDFPNGVEDYVHRIGRTGRAGATGQAFTFFGDQDSKHASDLIKILEGADQKVPPQIREMAARGGGMNKFSRWGPPSGGRGRDSGYGGRGSSFGSRDSGMGSRSSNGWGRERERSRSPERFNRVPPPSSNGSPPRSFHEAMLKHR, translated from the exons ATGGCTGCTACCGCTTCTGCAGTCCGTTACGCACCTGAGGATCATTCTCTTCCCAAGCCTTGGAAGGGTCTTGTCGATGATCTTACTGGCTACTTGTACTTTTGGAATCCTGAGACCAACGTTACTCAGTACGAGAGACCTGCCACCTCCTCTCACCCTCCCAAGCTGCTCTCTGTTAGCTCCTCCGTTCAGGTTCTGGTTCAACACCACACTTCTTCCATACCTAGCTATGTCCCTGCTGCCAAGGATGATGTTCTGTACCGTAACGGTTACGGTAACGGTGGACCTAAG GTTGCCAGGAATGGTGCTGCTAATGGACTTGGGAATTCCTCCCCCCCTCCTCCTCCATCATCAGCTCTAGCAAATGATATTTCCCCCGATGCCTATTGCCGCCGTCACGAAATTACTGTCAGT GGGGGCCAAGTTCCACCACCTCTTATGTCCTTTGAAACTACTGGTTTTCCTCCTGAGCTTCTGCGTGAG GTACTCGGTGCAGGTTTCTCTGCTCCAACCCCGATTCAAGCTCAGTCGTGGCCAATTGCCATGCAAGGTAGGGACATAGTAGCCATTGCTAAAACTGGCTCGGGAAAAACTTTGGGTTACTTGATTCCTGCCTTCATGCATCTTCAACGCATCCGGAATGATTCGAGAATGGGCCCAACAATCTTGGTGTTGTCTCCAACGAGGGAGCTGGCCACACAAATCCAAGATGAAGCTGTTAAATTTGGGAGGTCGTCAAGAATTTCCTGTACG TGCTTGTATGGTGGTGCACCAAAAGGTCCTCAGCTGAGGGATTTAGAAAGAGGAGCAGATATAGTGGTAGCGACTCCTGGACGATTGAACGATATCCTTGAGATGAGGAGAATTAGTCTGCGCCAAGTATCTTATCTTGTGCTAGATGAGGCTGATAGAATGTTGGACATGGGTTTCGAACCGCAGATAAGGAAGATTGTGAAAGAGATTCCCACTAAGCGTCAAACGCTTATGTACACAGCTACATGGCCAAAGGGAGTCAGGAAAATTGCAGCTGACTTGCTTGTTAACCCTGCTCAGGTCAACATTGGCAATGTTGACGAGCTTGTGGCTAACAAGTCGATCACGCAG CACATTGAAGTGGTAGCAACGATGGAGAAACAGAGGAGGTTAGAGCAGATATTGAGGTCTCAGGAACCAGGATCAAAGGTGATAATATTCTGCTCAACCAAAAGGATGTGTGACCAGCTAACTCGCAATATAACCCGCCAATTTGGAGCTGCTGCTATACATGGAGACAAGTCGCAGCCTGAGAGAGACAGTGTTCTGAATCAATTCCGCAGTGGCAGGACTCCGGTTCTTGTTGCAACTGATGTTGCTGCTCGTGGACTGGACGTCAAGGACatcag GGCGGTCATAAACTATGATTTCCCCAATGGAGTGGAAGACTATGTTCACAGAATCGGAAGAACAGGAAGAGCTGGAGCGACTGGTCAGGCATTCACATTCTTTGGCGATCAAGACTCGAAGCATGCTTCGGATCTGATCAAGATCTTGGAAGGAGCAGACCAGAAAGTTCCTCCTCAGATCCGCGAAATGGCTGCACGTGGTGGTGGAATGAACAAATTCAGCCGTTGGGGTCCTCCATCTGGAGGTCGTGGCAGAGACTCTGGTTATGGTGGCAGAGGTAGCAGCTTCGGTTCACGTGACAG tGGAATGGGAAGCAGAAGCAGTAATGGATGGGGAAGAGAGCGCGAAAGGAGTCGTAGCCCAGAGCGATTCAACAGAGTTCCACCACCGTCTTCCAATGGATCTCCTCCTCGCAGCTTCCACGAGGCCATGTTGAAGCACAGATAA